The region CAGTTTCAAGTTCAATTCATTTCTCATAATGTATCTTTGTCATTAATGACATTAGAACATGTGTTGTGCTTGTACTCACTACTGTCACTGGCCCCTTTGTTTTCCAAGCTGTCTTTTTGAGGTGGACTATCACCGACTCTGTCACTTTCTTCCTCATCAGAGTTGTCAtctttgttattttcttcagcCTCTTCGTCTGCATCCATTTCCTTTCCATCTATAACGTTcttaaaaaaggaaacaaaaattaacacagAGTCAATGGATGACTTtataaacaaaccaaaacatatGCATGTTATTGTCCTCctcaaaaacatgtttctttgATTCATTCACTTAGTCAGAATACAAAGGCAGTTTTACCGGAAAACTTGATCTGAGTTTGACAAACCCAAATCAAACATTCTCGATGCTAGACCAAACTAAGCAATCTATCAGCTAACATACGTTTAAATTAACAGGGCTGTGTCACCAGAATTATGAACTCTCATCCAGTTACTGCAAACCTGCtctctattgacccaattcacctgacgtcatatagaataatcttggatgcgccatactggtgggcaatgtcactgtgcgttattcagtgaagtgcgcatttttagacgacacggcgtttacacgtaaacataattgccaaccaaaatggtgagcgtacAACAGTCACTGCGTGTGacatgcgtgcaaggggtcaatagataTGATACAGAGGGCGTGCTTTCAGTAACTGGGTAAGAGTTTATGATTCTATTTAtagccacaggcctgctttgatcatgacgatGCGATGCGGGTATctgtttttatcggagtataataatatccagatccagacccAGACGAAGCCCCTTCAAGCACGGCAAAGACGTTGCATTGAGTTGGATCAGCTGTTGGTTCTTTTATCAAATATGGGTTAAATGGCAATTTAATTCACTCGTATCAAATACTTCATCATTTCATGACAAACTTAACGAATGACCTCTATCAACATTTCATTGATGTATTAAATGCATTAAGGATGACTGCCAAAGTCCAATATACTGAATCGTCATCACCTTTGGCAATGATATTATTgcatattgaccccttgcatgcacgTCACACACAGCGACTgtccacgctcaccatgttggtgggcaatagATTTATGTGTAAACGCCGTGTCGcataaaatgcgcacttcactgaataacgcacagtgacattgcccaccaagattattctgatgatgacgtcaggtgaattgggtcaatagaggTACTTACTTGTAAGACATTGGCAAGATACTCAGCCTGGTCCGCCATCTCTTGTAGTCTGCCATTCTCTGTTCTTAATTCACCTATTGTCTCATGGAGCTGATGAAACAAACATGGACAAGATAAACATCAGACTGACTAAagccaataaaataaaactcaaagatttgttttgtattcagtGGTTATACAAGTCAAATAGGCTGTTTTGAATGTTCTATTTCTGATTCTCTTTTGAGTAATCTTGATACATTAACTCTTTTGAGTAATCTTGATACATTAACTCTTTTGAGTAATCTTGATACATTAACTCTTTAGAGTAATCTTGATACACTAACTCTTTTGAGTAATCTTGATACATTAACTCTTTTGAGTAATCTTGATACATTAACTCTTTAGAGTAATCTTGATACATTAACTCTTTAGAGTAATCTTGATACATTAACTCTTTAGAGTAATCTTGATACATTAACTCTTTTGAGTAATCTTGATACATTAACTCTTTAGAGTAATCTTGATACATTAACTCTTTAGAGTAATCTTGATACATTAACTCTTTAGAGTAATCTTGATACATTAACTCTTGAGTAATCTTGATACattaactgttttgagtaatctTGCTACATTAACGTGCTGAGTGCTTATGAGTAAATCTGGTCATGAATCAAATAACAGAATTTAAACACTAGTTTCTTTTTTGGCCGTTGTTGTGCATTGGCCATTTTCCCCGGTCTCATAAGACTGTAAATACTTTGGCCTGATCAGCTGGTGGGTAGGACGAACTATGTGATTGTTACCCTCCCCTGCTTCTATCTCAAGGTGACAGCAAGGATGGTTATagtcaacctcgttcccatgggtgatcgatctcacctCGCCaatttttcccagcatgccttgctcgatcataacccctggaattggccaatttaaatgagccattaatgagcgtacatattcattattcaatatttCCTACGCGCTCACGCATGTAtttcgtcttaaagaatgttttttttttttttttttttcctgttcgtgtcataaaaaaacgcgggcgtgatcaacatacaaatatcttaaaactacgcgcgcacgcacttgacatctaatgcGCACAATTTCCTGGGGCAATCAGCGTTGTTTTTTAGTACATCgctcccaggggttagtgacgagaggatcgatacggcgcgctgcccatggtagcgaggctgggtTATAGTATACTTGGAGCGACCTAAAGAGGGACCTAtttaggcccctcttctggtcactcacatctggtcactcacaggcccgagggggaatagacgtacactagttaccgaattatgccagtcaatatgtgttttatttgtAACGCACCTcagtcttaaatgtgaaataagaacagaaaactGGAAAAGATAGGAAGTTTTGTAGGTGCTGGTCACAACTTTACTCGGCTACTGTCAAGTCTTGTGACATCTTCAATGATAGTGATGGTACTTGTTGTGACTGACCTGTTGGTTTTCTACGAGTGTATCTTCTAGAGCTACTCGCCTCTCCTCAGCGATGTCTTTCCAATAGCTCTGTGGGGCAGGCTCCTGTATCATCAACTCATATGCCTCTTCCTCAGCTGTCTTCGCTTGCTGTAGGAACAGGACACACTTGTGAAATTAGTAGGGTCAGATTCAggcttgtatgcttcgtttttgaaagagcaagggcactaaggcatttactccttggtaaagggcaccttatgaggaaattgtaaatttctactggagaatttgaagggcaccaaggcaatgaccagggggcatgga is a window of Asterias rubens chromosome 21, eAstRub1.3, whole genome shotgun sequence DNA encoding:
- the LOC117304901 gene encoding geminin-like, giving the protein MADIRARIESIDGCMSTMNGSNKMFTPMPGGRTRKSIKTKSFRQSLQTTLGSSPVLCKGQRKTLQVIQPAVCKKKLVDSTNKIKTPKRKHNSDVIDKPSKVSRNDKNSQHFPIYEDPKSSSENETETEQAKTAEEEAYELMIQEPAPQSYWKDIAEERRVALEDTLVENQQLHETIGELRTENGRLQEMADQAEYLANVLQNVIDGKEMDADEEAEENNKDDNSDEEESDRVGDSPPQKDSLENKGASDSSEYKHNTCSNVINDKDTL